One genomic region from Salvia hispanica cultivar TCC Black 2014 chromosome 2, UniMelb_Shisp_WGS_1.0, whole genome shotgun sequence encodes:
- the LOC125204131 gene encoding glycine cleavage system H protein 2, mitochondrial-like — translation MATSLWATKAASYLRINVPCRGFATVLKDLKYADSHEWVRVEGKSATVGITDHAQDHLGEVVYVELPEEGSKVEQGASFGAVESVKATSDVNSPVSGKVVEVNKKLSDSPGLVNSSPYEDGWIIKVELEDDRDLPCLMGPERYTKFCEEEDASH, via the exons ATGGCGACGAGTTTGTGGGCAACTAAAGCTGCTTCGTACCTAAGGATCAATGTTCCCTGCAGAGGCTTTGCTACCG TTTTGAAGGATCTAAAGTATGCCGACTCTCATGAATGGGTGAGAGTGGAAGGTAAGTCGGCTACCGTAGGCATTACAGATCATGCTCAAGACCACCTAGGTGAAGTTGTCTACGTTGAACTACCCGAGGAGGGGAGTAAGGTAGAGCAAGGTGCAAGTTTCGGTGCTGTTGAAAGTGTCAAAGCTACCAGCGATGTGAACTCGCCTGTTTCAGGGAAAGTGGTGGAAGTTAACAAAAAGCTCAGTGATTCTCCTGGTTTG GTCAATTCGAGCCCTTACGAAGATGGATGGATCATAAAGGTAGAGCTGGAGGATGACAGGGACCTCCCCTGTTTAATGGGCCCTGAACGCTATACCAAGTtctgtgaagaagaagatgctAGCCACTGA